A region from the Microbacterium lacus genome encodes:
- a CDS encoding HAD hydrolase-like protein yields MGSRSPWTCVLWDVDGTIVDASDGILRRLTITLEHFGRTAPTRAELVHWIGPPMFQSFQATAGMTPEQAAEAVSYYRTLGKADGYTTGARLFPGVAEVIREVAAAGIPQATASSKPEIQVAALMDHFDLTPCLTAVVGATSDERTLARKADIVAEALRRLEVAGVDTSRPVLVGDRHHDVEGGAEQGVPVIFVQWGFSWPHEAEGAQASVSTIGQLRDLLLVRNADA; encoded by the coding sequence ATGGGGAGCAGATCACCGTGGACGTGCGTGCTGTGGGACGTCGACGGGACGATCGTCGACGCCTCCGACGGCATCCTGCGGCGTCTGACGATCACGCTCGAGCACTTCGGGCGCACCGCGCCGACGCGAGCCGAGCTCGTGCACTGGATCGGTCCCCCGATGTTCCAGTCGTTCCAGGCGACGGCCGGAATGACGCCTGAGCAGGCGGCCGAGGCCGTGTCGTACTACCGGACGCTCGGCAAGGCCGACGGCTACACGACCGGTGCCAGGCTCTTCCCCGGGGTTGCCGAGGTCATCCGCGAGGTCGCCGCGGCCGGCATCCCGCAGGCGACGGCCAGCTCCAAGCCCGAGATCCAGGTCGCCGCCCTCATGGACCATTTCGACCTGACACCGTGCCTGACCGCGGTCGTCGGCGCGACCTCCGATGAGCGCACGCTCGCCCGAAAGGCCGACATCGTCGCCGAGGCGCTGCGTCGCCTCGAGGTCGCCGGCGTCGACACGAGCCGGCCGGTGCTCGTCGGCGACCGTCACCACGACGTCGAAGGGGGCGCCGAGCAGGGCGTCCCGGTGATCTTCGTGCAGTGGGGCTTCAGCTGGCCGCATGAGGCCGAGGGTGCCCAGGCCTCGGTGTCCACGATCGGTCAGCTGCGCGACCTGCTGCTCGTGCGAAACGCCGATGCCTGA
- the nucS gene encoding endonuclease NucS: MRLVIARCSVDYTGRLNAHLPLATRLLVHKGDGSLLVHSDGGSYKPLNWMSPPCTLSLQTPDEADAEDGVIEMWKVTHAKTGDALLVRLYEVLHDSSHELGVDPGLVKDGVEADLQRLLAEQVDVIGDGLTLVRREFPTAIGPVDLLLRDPAGGTIAVEVKRRGDIDGVEQLTRYLELLGRDPHLAPVTGVFAAQEIKPQARVLAADRGIRCVTLDYDGMKGVDSGAPRLF; the protein is encoded by the coding sequence GTGCGTCTTGTCATCGCCCGCTGCAGCGTGGATTACACCGGTCGCCTGAACGCGCACCTCCCGCTGGCGACGCGGCTGCTGGTGCACAAGGGCGACGGCAGTCTGCTCGTGCACTCCGACGGCGGGTCCTACAAGCCGCTGAACTGGATGAGCCCGCCGTGCACGCTGTCGTTGCAGACACCGGACGAAGCGGATGCCGAGGACGGTGTGATCGAGATGTGGAAGGTCACGCACGCCAAGACCGGCGACGCGCTGCTCGTGCGCCTGTACGAGGTGCTCCACGACAGCTCGCACGAGCTGGGCGTCGACCCGGGCCTGGTCAAGGACGGCGTCGAGGCGGACCTCCAGCGCCTGCTCGCCGAACAGGTCGACGTGATCGGCGACGGTCTGACGCTCGTGCGCCGCGAGTTCCCGACCGCGATCGGCCCCGTCGACCTGCTGCTGCGGGATCCCGCGGGTGGCACGATCGCCGTCGAGGTGAAGCGGCGCGGCGACATCGACGGCGTCGAACAGCTCACGCGCTACCTCGAACTGCTCGGACGCGACCCGCACCTCGCCCCGGTGACGGGGGTGTTCGCCGCGCAGGAGATCAAGCCCCAGGCGCGGGTCCTCGCCGCCGACCGCGGGATCCGCTGCGTGACGCTGGACTACGACGGCATGAAGGGCGTGGACTCCGGCGCCCCGCGGCTGTTCTGA
- a CDS encoding MFS transporter, with the protein MDTPISRAQLVRWRTAVFAIFLASGLSIATWAARVPDIKSAIDVDNAQLGLMLLAGGIASILGVSVSSVVLARFGARRGMLGAMLLFGLGVAIIGFGATVFASPIVVTAGLLLWGFGNGAVDVMMNVEGAAIEKQSDRTILPLFHAFFSFGTVIGAGLGVAAIAIGMDVVTHLSIMAVVIVVIAFVSIANVPAREATLDVPGDAPKQTLRERLSVTLSAWREPRTYALGVIMLGMAFAEGGANDWLALGVVEGHGADAALGAAGLAVFSVSMTAVRVFGGPLVDRFGRVATLRVLAVTATVGLLLFILAPTVPLIFLGAALWGAGVSLGFPLGMSAAADDPAKAAARVSATATIGYIAFLAGPPLLGLISEHIGLLNTLYILVALIIASGLASPAARPIAGSTVGAGHPQPHRQHAE; encoded by the coding sequence ATGGACACTCCGATCTCGCGCGCCCAGCTCGTGCGCTGGCGCACCGCCGTCTTCGCGATCTTCCTCGCGAGCGGCCTCTCGATCGCGACGTGGGCGGCCCGAGTGCCCGACATCAAGAGCGCGATCGACGTGGACAACGCGCAGCTCGGTCTGATGCTGCTCGCGGGCGGCATCGCCTCCATCCTCGGCGTGTCGGTGTCCTCCGTCGTTCTGGCCCGGTTCGGTGCGCGCCGCGGGATGCTGGGCGCGATGCTCCTGTTCGGACTCGGCGTCGCGATCATCGGCTTCGGGGCGACCGTCTTCGCTTCGCCGATCGTCGTCACGGCGGGTCTGCTGCTGTGGGGCTTCGGCAACGGCGCCGTGGACGTCATGATGAACGTCGAGGGCGCGGCGATCGAGAAGCAGTCCGACCGCACGATCCTGCCGCTGTTCCACGCGTTCTTCAGCTTCGGAACCGTGATCGGAGCAGGGCTCGGCGTCGCGGCGATCGCGATCGGGATGGACGTCGTCACGCACCTGAGCATCATGGCCGTCGTGATCGTCGTGATCGCGTTCGTCAGCATCGCGAACGTGCCCGCCCGGGAGGCGACCCTGGACGTCCCCGGCGATGCTCCGAAGCAGACGCTGCGCGAGCGCCTCTCGGTGACGCTGTCGGCCTGGCGGGAGCCGCGGACGTACGCGCTCGGCGTCATCATGCTCGGGATGGCCTTCGCGGAGGGCGGCGCGAACGACTGGCTCGCGCTCGGCGTCGTCGAAGGCCACGGAGCGGACGCGGCGCTCGGTGCCGCGGGCCTCGCGGTGTTCTCGGTCAGCATGACGGCGGTGCGCGTCTTCGGCGGACCCCTCGTGGACCGCTTCGGCCGCGTCGCCACCCTCCGGGTGCTCGCCGTCACGGCGACCGTGGGTCTGCTGCTGTTCATCCTCGCCCCGACCGTGCCGCTCATCTTCCTCGGCGCAGCCCTGTGGGGAGCGGGCGTGTCGCTCGGCTTCCCCCTCGGCATGTCCGCGGCCGCCGACGACCCGGCCAAGGCTGCGGCACGCGTGAGCGCGACGGCGACGATCGGCTACATCGCCTTCCTGGCGGGTCCCCCGCTCCTCGGCCTCATCAGCGAGCACATCGGTCTGCTGAACACGCTCTACATCCTCGTCGCGCTCATCATCGCGTCCGGACTCGCCTCCCCCGCGGCGCGCCCGATCGCCGGATCGACCGTCGGGGCGGGCCACCCGCAGCCGCACCGCCAGCACGCGGAGTGA
- a CDS encoding LacI family DNA-binding transcriptional regulator has product MSSRRPTISDVARTAGVSPSTASVVFSGKAAVAETTRQRVLDAAASLGYTGPDPRAASLRRGRSGIVGVVFEEHLGAAFRDPVKTLMMDGLADGVAPLGAGLLLLRDHSPGGTEPTLMTAPLDAAVLIGCSGMLRESLAVVTARGIPVVVIEGDAGEGIPRIALDNREAQRQAASHLRAHGHADVAVVALPVRAGWERGWIAHDEPIEIDVTRERLAGARDVFPHARIFSAAGSFIDEGLAAGRALFADPSARPTAVIAQSDLLAAGVIRAAEEAGLRVPDDVSVTGFDGVVVDGLAPYELTTLVQPAVDKGRAAGHAVAAMLGGDPAVSIRFTCDFREGNTTGPVTARAAEQPMSVPR; this is encoded by the coding sequence ATGAGCTCCCGTCGCCCCACGATCTCCGACGTCGCCCGCACCGCGGGTGTGTCGCCCTCGACCGCCTCGGTGGTCTTCAGCGGCAAGGCAGCCGTTGCCGAAACCACGCGTCAGCGCGTCCTGGACGCCGCGGCATCCCTCGGGTACACCGGACCCGATCCGCGTGCCGCTTCGCTGCGCCGCGGCCGCTCGGGCATCGTCGGCGTCGTGTTCGAGGAGCACCTGGGCGCGGCGTTCCGCGACCCCGTGAAGACGCTCATGATGGACGGCCTCGCGGACGGCGTGGCCCCGCTCGGCGCAGGGCTCCTGCTGCTGCGCGACCACAGCCCGGGCGGCACCGAGCCGACGCTCATGACCGCGCCGCTGGATGCCGCCGTGCTGATCGGGTGCAGCGGGATGCTGCGCGAATCGCTCGCGGTGGTCACGGCCCGCGGAATCCCGGTCGTGGTGATCGAGGGCGATGCCGGCGAGGGAATCCCCCGGATCGCGCTGGACAACCGCGAGGCTCAGCGGCAGGCCGCGAGTCATCTCCGCGCGCACGGTCACGCAGACGTCGCCGTCGTCGCCCTGCCCGTCCGCGCCGGATGGGAGCGCGGCTGGATCGCCCATGACGAGCCGATCGAGATCGACGTGACCCGCGAGCGGCTCGCCGGTGCGCGCGACGTCTTCCCCCATGCGCGCATCTTCTCCGCGGCGGGCAGCTTCATCGACGAAGGTCTCGCGGCGGGTCGGGCGCTGTTCGCTGATCCGTCCGCTCGCCCGACCGCCGTCATCGCCCAGAGCGATCTGCTCGCCGCCGGCGTGATCCGCGCGGCGGAGGAGGCGGGACTGCGGGTTCCGGACGATGTCAGCGTCACCGGCTTCGACGGCGTGGTGGTCGACGGACTCGCACCCTACGAGCTGACCACCCTCGTCCAGCCGGCCGTGGACAAGGGCCGGGCGGCGGGTCACGCCGTCGCGGCGATGCTCGGGGGTGATCCGGCTGTCTCGATCCGCTTCACGTGCGATTTCCGCGAGGGGAACACCACCGGACCGGTCACGGCGCGAGCCGCCGAGCAGCCCATGAGCGTGCCCCGGTAG
- a CDS encoding Na+/H+ antiporter subunit A, producing MLVLLAAFAIVPIALPWLVARIGARAFYVAALLPLAAFVYTAVQTPAVLSGGFPFEAFDWIPALGIQLSMRLDTLSWVMALIVTGVGALVLLYCRWYFRGKSDGVGQFSAVLLAFAGAMYGLVITDDLVVLVMFWELTSVLSYLLIGFYNRRGASRRAALQALLVTTLGGLVMLIGVVLMVVETGTSSISLILASDPTGPVIDAALVLLLVGALSKSAIFPFHFWLPGAMAAPTPVSAYLHAAAMVKAGIYLIALFAPVFGDSPVWRPIVVGLGVFTMLLGGLQSLRESDLKRILAFGTVSQLGFLTVVLGYGTQDAALAGMALLISHALFKSALFLIVGVIDRQLSTRDIGELSGVGRQAPVMATFATIAIASMIGVIPTIGFVAKEGVLAAFLHEAAAGAVWGIVGFAGIVLGSILTAAYGIRFLWGAFWTKKQADGSAAQRTEWPDPPIGFLGAPVLLAGLTLVAGFAAPLLDTALAPYAALSPAASPGVAAPEYPAHLELWHGFEPALWISLGTIALGAVVFWLTAFRTSVKRMLPFTAPDVYNAVLRGIARLSVGTTSLTQRGSLPVYVGTIFVVFVAAEGTALLAGGQWQAELDAFHTPTQLVAAPIMIAAGLVAVRARKRYTGVVLVSVTGLGMVLLFATSGAPDLALTQILVETVTLVAFALVLRRIPSRMGEHNASVRPLARGVLAAAVGVTMAAVAIVATAAREARPISEAFPKLAYEIGHGKNVVNVALVDLRGWDTMGELSVLILAATGVASLVFVTHRADTLSRIIAPLPPAAARTRRPLVETEEGVRPRGEAAGSQRMAWLVGGQRVKPENRSILLEVIVRVLFHSIIIVSLYVLFAGHNLPGGGFAGGLIAGMALVMRYVAGGRYELGAAAPTDAGKLLGVGMSIAVACAVVPLLFGAPPLTSFFFEADLPVIGHIEFVTSTIFDIGVYLVVIGLVLDVLRSLGAEVDRQAQELRDASVAGGSERSGVIA from the coding sequence ATGCTGGTCCTCCTCGCCGCGTTCGCGATCGTTCCGATCGCGCTCCCCTGGCTCGTCGCGAGGATCGGGGCGCGGGCGTTCTACGTCGCCGCTCTCCTGCCGCTGGCCGCGTTCGTCTACACCGCGGTGCAGACGCCGGCCGTGCTGTCCGGAGGCTTTCCGTTCGAAGCATTCGACTGGATCCCCGCGCTCGGCATCCAGCTCTCGATGCGGCTGGACACGCTCTCGTGGGTCATGGCGCTCATCGTCACCGGCGTGGGTGCACTCGTGCTGCTGTACTGCCGCTGGTACTTCCGCGGCAAGAGCGACGGGGTGGGTCAGTTCTCCGCCGTGCTGCTCGCATTCGCCGGGGCGATGTACGGGCTGGTGATCACGGACGACCTCGTGGTCCTCGTGATGTTCTGGGAGCTCACGAGCGTCCTGTCCTACCTCCTGATCGGCTTCTACAACCGCCGTGGAGCGAGCAGGCGCGCGGCCCTGCAGGCCCTCCTCGTCACGACGCTCGGCGGTCTGGTCATGCTGATCGGCGTCGTGCTCATGGTCGTCGAGACCGGCACCTCCAGCATCTCGCTCATCCTCGCCTCCGACCCGACCGGTCCGGTGATCGACGCCGCGCTCGTGCTGCTGCTCGTGGGCGCGCTGAGCAAATCCGCGATCTTCCCGTTCCACTTCTGGCTGCCGGGGGCGATGGCCGCACCGACGCCGGTGAGCGCCTACCTGCACGCCGCGGCGATGGTGAAGGCCGGCATCTACCTGATCGCCCTGTTCGCACCCGTCTTCGGAGATTCGCCGGTCTGGCGGCCGATCGTCGTCGGTCTCGGCGTCTTCACGATGCTGCTCGGCGGCCTGCAGTCGCTGCGCGAATCCGACCTCAAGCGCATCCTCGCTTTCGGTACGGTCAGTCAGCTCGGCTTCCTCACGGTCGTCCTGGGATACGGCACGCAGGATGCCGCACTCGCCGGCATGGCGCTGCTGATCAGCCATGCGCTGTTCAAGTCAGCGCTCTTCCTGATCGTCGGTGTGATCGACCGTCAGCTGTCCACGCGCGACATCGGAGAGCTGAGCGGTGTCGGGCGCCAGGCACCGGTGATGGCGACGTTCGCGACGATCGCGATCGCATCGATGATCGGTGTGATCCCCACGATCGGGTTCGTCGCGAAAGAGGGCGTGCTCGCGGCGTTCCTGCATGAGGCCGCCGCCGGAGCGGTGTGGGGCATCGTCGGCTTCGCGGGCATCGTCCTCGGCTCGATCCTGACGGCCGCGTACGGCATCCGCTTCCTGTGGGGCGCGTTCTGGACCAAGAAGCAGGCGGACGGATCAGCCGCTCAGCGCACCGAGTGGCCCGATCCTCCGATCGGCTTCCTCGGCGCCCCGGTTCTGCTCGCGGGACTCACGCTCGTCGCCGGCTTCGCCGCGCCGCTGCTGGACACCGCCCTCGCCCCGTACGCGGCGCTGTCGCCGGCGGCGTCCCCCGGCGTCGCGGCGCCGGAGTATCCCGCCCACCTCGAGCTCTGGCACGGCTTCGAGCCCGCCCTGTGGATCTCGCTCGGGACGATCGCCCTCGGCGCCGTCGTGTTCTGGCTCACGGCGTTCCGCACTTCTGTCAAGCGGATGCTGCCCTTCACCGCCCCCGACGTGTACAACGCCGTTCTGCGCGGGATCGCGCGCCTGTCGGTCGGCACGACGAGCCTCACCCAGCGCGGCTCGCTGCCGGTCTACGTCGGCACGATCTTCGTGGTCTTCGTCGCCGCGGAGGGCACCGCGCTGCTCGCCGGTGGGCAGTGGCAAGCCGAGCTGGACGCGTTCCACACGCCGACACAGCTCGTCGCCGCGCCCATCATGATCGCTGCGGGCCTCGTCGCCGTCCGCGCGCGCAAGCGCTACACCGGCGTCGTCCTCGTCTCGGTCACCGGACTCGGCATGGTCCTGCTGTTCGCGACGAGCGGTGCGCCCGACCTCGCGCTCACGCAGATCCTCGTGGAGACCGTGACGCTCGTCGCCTTCGCGCTCGTGCTGCGCCGCATCCCCTCGCGCATGGGCGAGCACAACGCATCGGTGCGCCCGCTCGCCCGCGGAGTGCTCGCCGCGGCGGTCGGCGTCACGATGGCCGCCGTGGCGATCGTCGCGACGGCCGCGCGCGAAGCGCGGCCGATCTCGGAGGCCTTCCCGAAGCTCGCCTACGAGATCGGCCACGGCAAGAACGTCGTGAACGTCGCGCTGGTGGACCTCCGCGGGTGGGACACGATGGGCGAGCTGTCCGTGCTGATCCTCGCCGCGACCGGTGTCGCGTCCCTCGTGTTCGTCACGCACCGCGCCGACACGCTGTCGCGCATCATCGCGCCGCTGCCCCCGGCCGCGGCTCGCACACGCCGCCCGCTCGTGGAGACGGAGGAGGGCGTCCGCCCGCGCGGCGAAGCGGCGGGGAGTCAGCGGATGGCGTGGCTCGTCGGGGGGCAGCGGGTGAAGCCCGAGAACAGGTCGATCCTGCTCGAGGTGATCGTCCGCGTGCTCTTCCACTCGATCATCATCGTGTCGCTGTACGTCCTGTTCGCCGGCCACAACCTCCCCGGCGGCGGGTTCGCCGGCGGACTCATCGCCGGAATGGCGCTCGTGATGCGCTACGTCGCGGGCGGGCGCTACGAGCTGGGGGCGGCGGCGCCGACGGATGCCGGAAAGCTCCTCGGCGTCGGCATGTCGATCGCCGTCGCGTGCGCCGTCGTGCCGCTCCTGTTCGGTGCTCCGCCGCTCACCAGCTTCTTCTTCGAAGCGGACCTCCCCGTGATCGGCCACATCGAGTTCGTCACCTCGACGATCTTCGACATCGGCGTCTACCTCGTGGTGATCGGGCTCGTCCTCGACGTTCTGCGCAGCCTCGGCGCCGAAGTCGACCGGCAGGCCCAGGAGCTCCGCGACGCGTCCGTCGCGGGCGGCTCGGAGCGGAGCGGGGTGATCGCCTGA
- a CDS encoding Na(+)/H(+) antiporter subunit C yields MNVSLVLIVVMAVLFACGVYAMLERSLTRVLIGFLLLGNATNLLLLIVMGRPGIAPFFGAGPVEEMSDPLPQALTLTAIVITFAISAFLLALIYRSWQLGQADTVEDDAEDIALRARGAAAEDAMDDETELEADDSTTDFVGLANTPITVLGSRDFAGLRDDAPTDRPVTRRDARTDAAQDGRDDG; encoded by the coding sequence ATGAATGTCTCCCTCGTCCTGATCGTCGTGATGGCGGTCCTGTTCGCGTGCGGCGTGTACGCGATGCTCGAGCGCAGCCTCACGCGTGTGCTGATCGGATTCCTGCTGCTCGGCAACGCCACGAACCTTCTGCTGCTGATCGTGATGGGCCGGCCCGGGATCGCTCCCTTCTTCGGCGCGGGGCCCGTCGAGGAGATGTCGGACCCGCTGCCGCAGGCGCTCACCCTCACCGCGATCGTCATCACGTTCGCGATCTCGGCGTTCCTGCTCGCGCTGATCTACCGGTCGTGGCAGCTCGGGCAGGCCGACACGGTCGAGGACGACGCCGAGGACATCGCGCTGCGCGCCCGGGGGGCGGCCGCCGAGGACGCGATGGACGACGAGACCGAGCTGGAGGCCGACGACTCCACGACCGACTTCGTGGGTCTCGCCAACACCCCGATCACCGTGCTCGGCAGCCGCGACTTCGCGGGGCTGCGCGACGATGCACCGACCGACCGTCCTGTGACGCGTCGCGACGCGCGGACGGATGCCGCGCAGGACGGGAGGGATGACGGATGA
- a CDS encoding Na+/H+ antiporter subunit D: MTVGTLVPLLVTLPLLGAAVALIAGRHRRTQVAVSVITLTVVCAIAAVLLVIVDASNAPIAVSVGDWPVPFGIVLYVDRLAALLVVVSSIVLLAVLLFSVGQGAADGDDDTPVSIFHPSYLILAAGIFTAFVAGDLFNLYVGFEILLVASYVLITLGSTENRIRTGVVYIVVSLVSSILFLASIAVIYGALGTVNMVQISERMGELPQQTQTVLHVLLLLAFSIKAAVFPLSFWLPDSYPTAPAPVTAVFAGLLTKVGVYAMIRTETLLFRENDVNAVLMIVALATMIVGVLGALAQAELKRILSFTLVSHVGYMVFGLAIATPAAIGATIYYMVHHIVVQTTLFLAVGLIERRAGSTSILRVKGLMRAAPVIAVLYFIPAVNLGGLPPFSGFIGKYALFDAAAEVGTPLMIVLIVGGVVTSLLTLYALMRAWNLAFWREEEESDETEARISYLGDAPAAAVETERRVIPRIMTASTAGMVAVTVALTLFAGPLYDVCARIGASLLEPVSISELQQEAGQ; the protein is encoded by the coding sequence ATGACCGTCGGAACCCTCGTGCCGCTCCTGGTCACCCTGCCGCTCCTCGGCGCGGCGGTCGCGCTGATCGCAGGCCGCCACCGCCGGACGCAGGTGGCCGTCTCGGTCATCACGCTCACGGTCGTCTGCGCGATCGCCGCGGTGCTCCTCGTGATCGTCGACGCGAGCAACGCGCCGATCGCGGTGTCGGTGGGCGACTGGCCGGTGCCGTTCGGCATCGTGCTGTACGTCGATCGGCTCGCCGCCCTGCTCGTGGTCGTCTCCAGCATCGTGCTGCTCGCGGTGCTGCTGTTCTCGGTCGGCCAGGGCGCCGCGGACGGCGACGACGACACCCCGGTCTCGATCTTCCACCCGTCCTACCTGATCCTCGCCGCCGGGATCTTCACGGCCTTCGTCGCGGGCGACCTGTTCAACCTGTACGTCGGATTCGAGATCCTGCTCGTCGCGTCCTATGTGCTCATCACTCTCGGAAGCACCGAGAACCGCATCCGCACCGGCGTCGTCTACATCGTCGTCTCGCTCGTCTCCTCGATTCTTTTCCTCGCCTCGATCGCCGTGATCTACGGCGCCCTGGGCACCGTGAACATGGTGCAGATCTCGGAGCGCATGGGCGAGCTGCCGCAGCAGACGCAGACCGTGCTGCACGTGCTGCTGCTCCTCGCGTTCAGCATCAAGGCCGCGGTGTTCCCGCTGTCGTTCTGGCTGCCCGACAGCTACCCGACCGCACCCGCGCCGGTCACGGCGGTGTTCGCCGGCTTGCTGACGAAGGTCGGCGTCTACGCGATGATCCGCACGGAGACGCTGCTCTTCCGCGAGAACGACGTCAACGCGGTGCTCATGATCGTGGCGCTCGCGACCATGATCGTCGGCGTCCTCGGTGCGCTCGCCCAGGCGGAGCTCAAACGCATCCTGTCGTTCACGCTCGTCAGCCACGTGGGATACATGGTCTTCGGACTCGCGATCGCGACGCCGGCGGCGATCGGGGCGACGATCTACTACATGGTCCACCACATCGTGGTGCAGACGACGCTCTTCCTCGCGGTCGGTCTCATCGAGCGCCGGGCCGGAAGCACGTCGATCCTGCGGGTGAAGGGCCTCATGCGGGCGGCGCCCGTGATCGCCGTGCTGTACTTCATCCCCGCCGTGAACCTCGGCGGTCTGCCGCCCTTCTCGGGCTTCATCGGCAAGTACGCGCTGTTCGACGCTGCGGCCGAAGTCGGCACGCCGCTCATGATCGTGCTGATCGTCGGCGGCGTGGTGACATCGCTCCTCACGCTCTACGCCCTCATGCGCGCATGGAACCTCGCGTTCTGGCGCGAAGAGGAGGAGTCCGACGAGACGGAGGCCCGCATCTCGTACCTCGGCGACGCCCCCGCCGCCGCGGTCGAGACCGAGCGTCGTGTGATCCCGCGTATCATGACCGCCTCGACGGCCGGCATGGTCGCCGTGACGGTGGCGCTCACGCTGTTCGCCGGCCCGCTCTACGACGTGTGCGCCCGCATCGGAGCGAGCCTGCTCGAACCCGTGAGCATCTCGGAGCTGCAGCAGGAGGCGGGCCAATGA
- a CDS encoding Na+/H+ antiporter subunit E, with product MTAPIHHTSRPRHSAGQAAGEPARSSTHPPEGSGKRGVLQQVWRQLPFFVWLIALWMLLWGQFTLVAFVTGLIAAVAVTRVFRLPPVELSGRVNLWYGLVFVVTFFGALIRGSLLVAWQVLDVRRQPGASIIAVHLRTDDDLIMAHTAVTTSLIPGSLIIEADRDRRILYLHVIGATTAEEVEAQRRAILGWEARIVRAVGSRAQLEVIRKATVETPRQGGAPV from the coding sequence ATGACGGCGCCGATCCACCACACCTCCCGCCCGCGGCACAGCGCGGGTCAAGCGGCCGGCGAGCCGGCGCGCAGCAGCACCCACCCGCCGGAGGGCAGCGGCAAGCGCGGCGTGTTGCAGCAGGTGTGGCGGCAGCTGCCGTTCTTCGTGTGGCTCATCGCCCTGTGGATGCTGCTCTGGGGCCAGTTCACCCTCGTGGCGTTCGTCACCGGACTGATCGCAGCGGTCGCCGTGACGAGGGTGTTCCGCCTGCCCCCGGTCGAGCTGTCGGGCCGCGTGAACCTCTGGTACGGCCTCGTGTTCGTCGTCACGTTCTTCGGGGCGCTCATCCGCGGTTCGCTCCTGGTCGCGTGGCAGGTCCTGGACGTCCGGCGTCAGCCCGGAGCGTCGATCATCGCGGTGCATCTGCGGACGGACGACGACCTGATCATGGCCCACACTGCCGTGACGACCTCGCTCATCCCGGGCTCGCTCATCATCGAGGCCGACCGTGACCGCCGCATCCTGTATCTCCACGTGATCGGGGCGACCACCGCCGAGGAGGTCGAGGCGCAGCGCCGCGCGATCCTCGGGTGGGAGGCGCGCATCGTCCGTGCGGTCGGGTCGCGCGCCCAGCTCGAGGTCATCCGGAAGGCCACCGTGGAGACGCCCCGCCAGGGAGGCGCGCCGGTATGA
- a CDS encoding monovalent cation/H+ antiporter complex subunit F, whose product MNVLLIAIYVVFGVSALLTLWRIVVGPSILDRAVASDVLLTLVMCVLGAEMAINQHTRTLPVLLIIAAVGVFGSISIARFVARKDNVDR is encoded by the coding sequence ATGAACGTGCTCCTGATCGCGATCTACGTCGTCTTCGGCGTCTCGGCGCTGCTGACGCTGTGGCGCATCGTCGTGGGACCGTCCATCCTCGACCGCGCCGTCGCCTCCGACGTCCTGCTGACCCTGGTGATGTGCGTCCTCGGCGCGGAGATGGCGATCAACCAGCACACCCGCACGCTCCCCGTCCTGCTGATCATCGCCGCGGTCGGGGTCTTCGGATCCATCTCGATCGCGCGGTTCGTTGCGAGGAAGGACAACGTGGACCGATGA
- the mnhG gene encoding monovalent cation/H(+) antiporter subunit G, which translates to MIDVDAALDVTALVLILIGALLCLTAAIGLLRFRDVPTRLHAATKPQVLGLILICLATALSLRSWAVVAFLVPVVLIQLATAPLSAHMVGRQAYRNGTLDERSLFTDELAESKETPPAAGG; encoded by the coding sequence ATGATCGACGTGGATGCCGCCCTGGATGTCACCGCACTCGTCCTGATCCTGATCGGGGCGCTGCTGTGCCTCACCGCGGCGATCGGACTCCTGCGCTTCCGCGACGTGCCGACCCGGCTGCATGCGGCGACCAAGCCCCAAGTGCTCGGGCTGATCCTGATCTGCCTCGCGACCGCGCTTTCGCTGCGCTCCTGGGCCGTGGTGGCCTTCCTCGTGCCGGTCGTCCTGATCCAGCTCGCGACCGCGCCGCTGTCCGCCCACATGGTCGGCAGGCAGGCCTACCGCAACGGCACACTCGACGAGCGCTCCCTGTTCACGGACGAGCTCGCCGAGTCGAAGGAGACTCCGCCCGCTGCCGGCGGCTGA